The following proteins come from a genomic window of Pseudomonas sp. MAG733B:
- a CDS encoding antimicrobial resistance protein Mig-14: MLNRFQGWRERGWLVADASTYAEAWQRYGGSVATHPMVVERLAQLADIPVRYLAWEQNGEVKAAIPTWGRDLALSKDVLKRRGKKGLFDLGNAEIILPAAEDAQAPLRHRGRYLSALNESRFTGIKLQTEQLAMARTPEELSKKFRYNQRRELRLLEEAGGTVRPVSEFSSGELAAIYCDLFQRRWGFPATGAERMAEVIELLRELLIGSVIFLNDAPIAIQLVYRVETPQWISVEYINGGVDPETREFSPGSVLSFLNTQSAWEHARALEKPLRFSFGRADREYKDRWCNPVPVYTV, from the coding sequence ATGCTCAACCGATTTCAAGGCTGGCGCGAACGTGGCTGGTTGGTAGCCGATGCCTCGACTTACGCCGAGGCCTGGCAGCGTTATGGCGGCAGCGTCGCGACCCATCCAATGGTGGTCGAGCGTCTGGCGCAGTTGGCCGATATCCCGGTGCGTTACCTGGCCTGGGAGCAAAACGGCGAAGTCAAAGCAGCGATCCCGACTTGGGGACGCGACCTTGCCTTGTCCAAAGACGTGCTCAAGCGTCGCGGCAAAAAAGGCCTGTTCGACCTCGGCAACGCCGAGATCATTCTGCCTGCCGCTGAAGATGCCCAGGCACCGCTGCGTCACCGTGGTCGTTACTTGTCGGCGCTGAACGAAAGCCGTTTCACCGGCATCAAGTTGCAGACCGAACAACTGGCCATGGCCCGCACGCCTGAAGAATTGTCGAAGAAATTTCGCTACAACCAGCGCCGTGAATTGCGTTTGCTGGAAGAAGCGGGCGGCACGGTGCGGCCGGTGTCCGAGTTTTCCAGTGGCGAGCTGGCGGCGATTTACTGCGACTTGTTCCAGCGCCGCTGGGGCTTCCCGGCGACCGGCGCCGAGCGCATGGCCGAAGTCATCGAGTTGCTGCGCGAGTTGCTGATCGGTTCGGTGATTTTCCTCAACGATGCGCCGATCGCGATTCAACTGGTGTACCGCGTCGAGACACCGCAGTGGATCAGCGTCGAGTACATCAATGGCGGCGTCGACCCTGAAACCCGCGAGTTCAGCCCCGGCAGCGTGCTGAGTTTTCTCAACACCCAAAGTGCCTGGGAACATGCCCGGGCGCTGGAAAAGCCCTTGCGCTTTTCCTTCGGTCGCGCCGACCGGGAATACAAGGATCGCTGGTGCAACCCTGTGCCGGTCTACACCGTATGA
- a CDS encoding PIG-L family deacetylase — MSRKQQLLKRHRRNKRIGLLIALAVLVAIGVMVAWWLPLVLAVLGWIAHEAWFADHLFYSPNDDYQYNFPPYTPKPKVHLSGDRLRLDDGVMLVDDATLVLALRIKSTWLGRFLDPVVELSGGDNPDRQTFERGVNGLRYLNLSGQAQVLSRGELRLRGRYCRLLGEPVLWAFEHPDYRRQRVMVIAPHADDAELAAYGLYSQADETWVVTLTAGEIEAEHYQQMGLGKVEAARLKGRLRAWDSIAVPRWAGVPESRCVQLGYFCLQLAAMQASPAQPAGSREADLNDTRLFRQLNPFALPGDVDGAPTWNNLLADLRELLLRAQPEVIVLPHPSLDPHPDHICAHAAVLEALNGLDWQPTLLGYANHLHDNDRWPMGDSGAGVTLPPVFDPASLLHPYCLLLAQSQQRDKAMALGMMHDLQPRAPFKRRLRRGLQRLLAGRSGSPYGENEFFRKAVRRHELFWHL; from the coding sequence ATGAGCCGCAAACAGCAACTGCTCAAGCGCCATCGACGCAACAAACGCATCGGTCTGTTGATCGCACTGGCGGTGTTGGTCGCCATCGGTGTGATGGTGGCTTGGTGGTTGCCGCTGGTGCTGGCGGTGCTGGGCTGGATCGCCCACGAAGCCTGGTTTGCCGATCATCTGTTCTACTCGCCCAACGACGATTACCAGTACAACTTCCCGCCCTACACGCCAAAACCCAAGGTCCATCTGAGCGGCGACCGCCTGCGACTGGACGACGGTGTGATGCTGGTCGACGACGCGACGCTGGTGTTGGCGCTGCGGATCAAAAGCACATGGCTGGGGCGTTTTCTCGATCCGGTGGTGGAGTTGTCCGGGGGTGATAACCCGGACCGACAAACCTTCGAACGTGGTGTGAACGGCCTGCGTTACCTCAATCTCAGTGGTCAGGCGCAGGTGCTGTCACGAGGCGAATTGCGTCTGCGCGGGCGTTATTGCCGACTGCTCGGCGAGCCTGTGTTGTGGGCGTTCGAACATCCGGATTACCGCCGTCAGCGGGTGATGGTCATCGCGCCCCATGCCGATGATGCGGAGTTGGCGGCCTACGGTTTGTACAGCCAGGCCGATGAAACCTGGGTCGTCACACTGACGGCCGGTGAAATCGAAGCCGAACACTATCAGCAGATGGGCTTGGGCAAGGTCGAGGCCGCGCGGCTCAAAGGCCGTTTGCGTGCCTGGGACAGTATTGCGGTGCCGCGCTGGGCCGGGGTGCCTGAAAGCCGTTGCGTGCAGTTGGGCTATTTTTGTCTGCAACTGGCGGCCATGCAAGCCTCGCCTGCTCAGCCGGCAGGCTCGCGCGAAGCGGACTTGAACGACACCCGGTTGTTTCGCCAGTTGAACCCGTTTGCCTTGCCGGGCGATGTCGACGGTGCGCCGACCTGGAACAATTTGTTGGCCGACCTGCGTGAGCTGCTGCTGCGGGCACAGCCTGAAGTGATCGTGCTGCCACACCCGAGCCTTGATCCACACCCGGATCATATCTGCGCTCACGCAGCAGTTCTCGAAGCCTTGAACGGGCTCGACTGGCAGCCGACGCTGCTCGGTTACGCCAATCACCTGCATGACAACGATCGCTGGCCAATGGGCGATAGCGGTGCCGGTGTGACGTTGCCACCGGTGTTCGATCCGGCCTCGTTGCTGCATCCCTACTGCCTTCTGCTGGCTCAGTCGCAGCAGCGGGACAAGGCCATGGCACTGGGTATGATGCATGACTTGCAGCCCAGGGCCCCGTTCAAACGACGGTTACGTCGCGGGTTGCAGCGACTGCTGGCCGGGCGCTCCGGCTCGCCCTATGGCGAGAACGAGTTTTTTCGCAAGGCTGTGCGTCGCCATGAGCTGTTCTGGCATTTGTAA
- a CDS encoding glycosyltransferase, with protein sequence MKVLFLVQKDQRAILDRLYDGVAAHCECDLRWLSSSEQRNLRSYFRREVDVSRYDRIVFFLRFKQEIRQVGFIRTIPNLVILEHDAYQNYIPCKYTGKFSAHYRRLPWARVISSGFVVTERLRGEGFDAVFVPKGYDQTQLEDQGRERDIELAFVGSTNSVAYSGRKALLDELARVEPLVVTRTKSGEEYRDTLNRIRFFVSADVGMGEFMIKNFEAMACGCVLLAYDQGEAESQALGLQDMHNIVFYQSIAQLQEKLALLRSDPELAQRIGRNGRELAVSQFSFARIGQRIVEELKPALGARAPLSLLEKIRLNLGI encoded by the coding sequence ATGAAAGTTCTATTTCTGGTGCAGAAAGATCAACGGGCCATCCTGGACCGTTTGTACGACGGCGTGGCGGCTCATTGCGAGTGCGACCTGCGGTGGCTGAGCAGCAGTGAACAGCGCAACCTGCGCAGCTATTTCCGGCGCGAAGTCGATGTCTCGCGCTATGACCGCATCGTGTTTTTCCTGCGCTTCAAGCAGGAAATCCGTCAGGTCGGGTTTATACGCACGATCCCCAACTTGGTGATTCTCGAACACGATGCGTACCAGAACTACATTCCTTGCAAGTACACCGGCAAGTTCAGCGCGCACTACCGCCGGCTGCCGTGGGCGCGAGTCATCAGTTCCGGTTTCGTTGTCACCGAACGGCTGCGCGGCGAGGGGTTCGACGCGGTGTTCGTGCCCAAGGGTTACGACCAGACGCAACTCGAGGATCAAGGCCGCGAGCGGGATATCGAACTGGCTTTTGTCGGCAGCACCAACAGTGTCGCCTACAGTGGACGCAAGGCCCTGCTCGATGAGTTGGCCCGTGTCGAACCCCTGGTGGTCACTCGCACGAAATCCGGTGAGGAGTACCGCGACACGCTCAACCGTATTCGCTTTTTCGTCAGTGCCGATGTCGGCATGGGCGAATTCATGATCAAAAATTTCGAGGCCATGGCCTGCGGTTGTGTGTTGCTGGCGTATGACCAGGGGGAGGCGGAAAGCCAGGCGCTGGGGCTGCAGGATATGCACAACATTGTGTTCTATCAGAGCATCGCGCAGCTTCAGGAAAAGCTGGCGCTATTGCGCAGCGACCCGGAACTGGCACAGCGTATCGGCAGAAATGGTCGTGAGCTGGCGGTCAGCCAGTTCAGTTTTGCGCGCATCGGTCAGCGGATCGTCGAGGAACTCAAGCCTGCTTTGGGTGCTCGCGCACCGTTGAGTCTGCTGGAAAAAATCCGCCTGAATTTGGGCATTTGA
- a CDS encoding glycosyltransferase, with protein sequence MSILNVMWASGAPFASTHKVHQQILSQAPTTVPIETWLLQGHASDSGVEVGEVREWGLSSARLKGRHFWRLTRPWMRHRFQRALQDSDAHVLLLDGLGVARTLLPVLEVLPHIRAVVVFHGSTRVHATDRALFQRLPASRLTVVAVSQTLATSLSQDLQVPVTTLRSAFDPAAFRSALLPREQARARLGLHLDNTPVLGAVGRLVAGKGFGCLLDAFAAALHERPDLLLVIVGEGTARADLEARIDTLGLRDRVLLPGHVNDVAQLYRAFDWVAMPSLSEGLGLIMQEAVMAGVPVIASELDVFREQLGDTGWYAPVEDVSAWRDAIVRAFSVSAQTIAADQYQALAPDQAWLSFSQTSRALLS encoded by the coding sequence ATGAGCATTCTTAACGTCATGTGGGCCAGCGGTGCTCCGTTCGCCTCGACTCATAAGGTGCACCAACAGATATTGTCTCAGGCTCCGACCACCGTACCGATTGAAACCTGGCTGCTTCAGGGACATGCGTCCGACAGCGGGGTAGAAGTCGGTGAAGTGCGGGAGTGGGGGTTGTCCTCTGCCCGGTTGAAGGGGCGACATTTCTGGCGGTTGACCAGACCATGGATGCGCCACAGGTTTCAGCGTGCCCTCCAGGACAGCGATGCTCACGTACTGTTGCTCGATGGCCTGGGTGTAGCGCGAACGCTGCTGCCTGTGCTCGAGGTCTTGCCACATATCCGTGCGGTGGTGGTTTTCCATGGTTCGACGCGGGTTCACGCGACTGATCGGGCGCTCTTTCAGCGGCTCCCGGCTTCCCGGCTGACGGTGGTGGCTGTGTCGCAAACCCTCGCCACTTCGTTGAGCCAGGACCTGCAAGTACCGGTCACGACGCTGCGCAGCGCTTTCGACCCTGCTGCCTTCCGTTCGGCTCTGCTGCCGCGTGAGCAGGCGCGTGCGCGTTTGGGGCTGCACCTGGATAACACGCCGGTACTGGGAGCCGTCGGACGGCTGGTCGCAGGAAAAGGTTTCGGTTGCCTGCTCGATGCCTTTGCGGCGGCATTGCATGAACGGCCGGATCTGCTATTGGTAATTGTGGGAGAAGGTACGGCCCGTGCCGATCTGGAAGCGCGAATCGATACGCTTGGGCTTCGCGACCGGGTGTTGTTGCCGGGCCACGTCAACGATGTGGCGCAACTCTATCGTGCATTCGACTGGGTCGCGATGCCCTCGCTGAGCGAAGGCTTGGGACTCATCATGCAGGAAGCGGTGATGGCGGGCGTTCCGGTAATCGCCAGCGAACTGGACGTGTTCCGTGAGCAACTGGGCGATACTGGCTGGTACGCCCCGGTCGAGGATGTGAGTGCCTGGCGCGACGCCATTGTGCGAGCGTTCAGCGTCTCTGCCCAGACGATCGCGGCAGATCAGTATCAGGCACTCGCGCCGGATCAAGCCTGGCTAAGCTTCAGCCAGACCTCCCGGGCATTGCTTTCATGA
- a CDS encoding serine/threonine-protein kinase, whose protein sequence is MQCSRLSIAALNQMIEGARVLEADSFGPKVYLLQNGNILKLFRRKRIFSSALFRPYSKRFIDNATELQKLGVPTLQVLQYYRLQTPGMTAVLYQPLPGETLRQIASKEGFTWPQALPELVGLIQSLHKSGIYFRSLHLGNIVVTPDNRMGLIDVADMRFLRAPLPRHLIKRNLQHFARYIARENLNDSFPMQALEQALLPS, encoded by the coding sequence ATGCAATGTTCTAGGCTTTCGATAGCCGCTCTAAATCAGATGATTGAAGGCGCCAGAGTACTGGAAGCCGACAGCTTTGGGCCGAAAGTCTACCTGTTGCAGAATGGGAATATTCTGAAACTGTTCCGCCGCAAGCGTATTTTTTCCTCCGCGCTGTTTCGTCCCTACTCGAAACGCTTCATCGACAATGCCACCGAACTGCAAAAGCTCGGTGTGCCGACCTTGCAGGTCCTGCAGTACTACCGACTGCAAACACCGGGCATGACTGCAGTGCTTTACCAGCCTCTGCCAGGAGAGACCCTGCGCCAGATCGCCAGCAAGGAAGGCTTCACCTGGCCGCAGGCCCTGCCGGAGCTGGTCGGGCTGATACAAAGTCTTCATAAGTCGGGGATTTACTTCCGGTCACTGCACCTGGGCAACATCGTGGTGACACCCGATAACCGCATGGGCCTCATCGATGTGGCAGACATGCGTTTTCTGCGGGCGCCGTTGCCCCGCCATTTGATCAAGCGCAACCTGCAGCACTTCGCGCGCTATATTGCACGAGAGAACCTGAACGACAGCTTTCCGATGCAAGCACTCGAACAAGCATTGCTGCCATCATGA
- a CDS encoding O-antigen ligase family protein, whose amino-acid sequence MQEKRWAQVWMTIGLLWFLLAIAVAPTNKIYQQGLVALLWVPAIFFSWSARFRLRELFYEQRWIYLPMLGLLVWSLISLAWTNTPDLAREAKRLLYIVVFLLFFPVFANGRPERVIRIMQWGGIGLAATALVAIVRFYGVDGNDWTSRLQGLGELSHPILGGYVIGLAAVWLAFWPPNNRRMQGVWAVALGLLCAFVMLSQSRGAGVALFFTILAMPVWSGDRRSRIIAAVALIVAVLAVWFFESFVVARGVSYRPQILIASLQMISEHPWLGLGLGGNYRVFASDLYFDHTHNLFTHVTIELGLPGLLLWCAIWLAVLYEAWKVRETLYAKGIIGIWLFSTLAMQFDAASLSGTPRPEWFISWLPVGLASLLVWARANSDACDKISRST is encoded by the coding sequence ATGCAAGAAAAACGCTGGGCGCAAGTATGGATGACAATAGGTCTGCTGTGGTTTTTGTTGGCCATCGCAGTTGCGCCTACCAACAAAATCTATCAACAAGGTTTGGTCGCATTGCTGTGGGTGCCGGCGATATTTTTTTCATGGTCCGCACGTTTCCGACTCCGGGAGTTGTTCTATGAGCAACGCTGGATCTACCTACCGATGCTCGGTCTTCTGGTCTGGTCGCTGATCAGTCTTGCATGGACGAACACTCCTGACCTCGCTCGCGAGGCCAAGCGTTTGCTCTATATCGTGGTGTTCCTGTTGTTCTTTCCGGTTTTTGCCAATGGCCGGCCCGAGCGTGTGATCCGCATCATGCAATGGGGAGGCATCGGGTTGGCAGCGACGGCGCTGGTAGCCATCGTCAGGTTTTATGGCGTTGACGGAAACGACTGGACTTCGCGTCTTCAGGGGTTGGGTGAGTTGTCTCATCCGATTCTGGGGGGCTATGTCATTGGGTTGGCAGCGGTATGGCTGGCTTTCTGGCCTCCGAACAACCGCAGGATGCAAGGAGTCTGGGCGGTTGCTCTGGGCCTGCTTTGCGCCTTTGTGATGCTTAGCCAGAGCCGCGGTGCCGGGGTGGCATTGTTTTTCACCATACTCGCCATGCCTGTGTGGAGCGGTGACCGACGCAGTCGCATCATCGCGGCGGTTGCATTGATCGTGGCGGTGCTGGCTGTCTGGTTCTTCGAATCCTTCGTCGTGGCGCGTGGGGTGTCTTATCGCCCGCAGATCCTGATAGCCAGTTTGCAGATGATCAGTGAGCATCCATGGCTTGGCCTGGGTCTTGGCGGTAATTACCGAGTGTTCGCTTCGGATCTGTATTTTGACCATACGCACAACTTGTTTACCCACGTGACCATCGAGTTGGGGTTGCCAGGACTGCTGTTGTGGTGTGCGATTTGGCTTGCAGTACTGTACGAGGCCTGGAAAGTCCGCGAGACGCTCTATGCCAAGGGGATCATTGGCATCTGGCTGTTTTCGACACTGGCCATGCAGTTTGACGCCGCCAGTCTGTCCGGTACACCAAGGCCCGAATGGTTCATAAGCTGGTTACCCGTGGGGCTGGCCAGTCTTTTGGTGTGGGCGCGGGCCAATTCCGACGCCTGTGATAAAATTTCGCGTTCTACCTAA
- the msbA gene encoding lipid A export permease/ATP-binding protein MsbA produces MTDAPPKAGQDSSLKIYLRLLGYVKPYVGLFLLSIVGFVIFASTQPMLAGILKYFVDGLSNPEAVLFPTVPYLKDLQLLMAVPLLIILIAAWQGLGSFLGNYYLAKVSLGLVHDLRVELFNKLLVLPNRYFDTHNSGHLISRITFNVTMVTGAATDAIKVVIREGLTVVFLFAYLLWMNWKLTLVMLAILPLIALMVGNTSKKFRKQSKKIQVAMGDVTHVASETIQGYRVVRSFGGESYEEQRFAAASQGNTDKQLRMTKTGAVYTPMLQLVIYTAMAVLMFLVLFLRGDATAGDLVAYITAAGLLPKPIRQLSEVSSTIQKGVAGAESIFEQLDVEPEVDNGTVERDRVNGHLQVRNLSFTYPGTDREVLKNINFSAAPGQMIALVGRSGSGKSTLASLIPRFYHHDVGEILLDDVEIEDYRLRNLRRHVAQVTQHVTLFNDTIANNIAYGDLAGAPRADIEKAATDAFAMDFISQMPEGLDTQVGENGVLLSGGQRQRLAIARALLKNAPLLILDEATSALDTESERHIQAALDQVMKGRTTLVIAHRLSTIEKADLILVMDQGQIVERGTHAQLLAQNGYYSRLHAMGLDTPAEDIA; encoded by the coding sequence ATGACTGACGCACCGCCCAAAGCGGGACAGGATTCCAGCCTGAAAATCTATCTTCGGCTGTTGGGTTATGTGAAACCCTATGTCGGCCTTTTCCTGCTGAGTATCGTGGGCTTCGTGATCTTTGCCTCCACACAACCGATGCTGGCCGGGATTCTCAAGTATTTCGTCGATGGCCTGAGCAATCCTGAAGCGGTGCTCTTCCCTACAGTTCCTTACCTGAAGGATTTGCAGTTGCTGATGGCTGTACCGTTGCTGATCATCCTGATCGCGGCGTGGCAGGGCCTGGGCTCATTTCTCGGCAACTACTACCTGGCCAAGGTGTCGTTGGGGCTGGTGCATGACCTGCGCGTCGAATTGTTCAACAAACTGCTGGTGCTGCCCAACCGCTATTTCGACACCCACAACTCCGGGCACTTGATCTCGCGCATCACGTTCAACGTGACGATGGTGACCGGTGCGGCCACGGATGCGATCAAGGTGGTGATCCGCGAAGGCCTGACCGTGGTCTTCCTGTTTGCCTATCTGCTGTGGATGAACTGGAAGCTGACCCTGGTGATGCTGGCCATCCTGCCGCTGATTGCACTGATGGTGGGCAACACCAGCAAGAAATTCCGCAAGCAGAGCAAGAAGATCCAGGTGGCGATGGGCGATGTGACGCACGTGGCTTCGGAGACCATTCAGGGCTATCGCGTAGTGCGCAGCTTCGGTGGCGAGAGCTACGAAGAACAGCGCTTTGCCGCCGCCAGCCAGGGCAACACCGACAAGCAATTGCGCATGACCAAGACCGGTGCGGTCTATACGCCCATGCTGCAACTGGTGATCTACACCGCCATGGCCGTGTTGATGTTCCTCGTGCTGTTCCTGCGCGGTGACGCCACCGCCGGTGATCTGGTGGCCTACATCACCGCCGCCGGTCTGTTACCGAAGCCGATCCGGCAGCTTTCGGAAGTCAGCTCGACCATCCAGAAAGGCGTTGCCGGTGCCGAAAGCATTTTCGAGCAACTGGACGTCGAGCCTGAAGTCGATAACGGCACGGTCGAGCGTGATCGCGTCAACGGCCACCTGCAGGTGCGCAACCTCAGCTTCACGTATCCGGGAACCGACCGTGAAGTATTGAAGAACATCAATTTCTCGGCGGCGCCGGGGCAGATGATCGCCTTGGTTGGTCGCTCAGGCAGCGGCAAGTCGACCCTGGCCAGCCTGATTCCGCGTTTCTATCATCACGACGTCGGCGAAATCCTGCTCGATGATGTCGAGATCGAAGACTACCGCCTGCGCAACCTGCGTCGGCACGTGGCCCAGGTCACGCAGCATGTCACCCTGTTCAATGACACTATTGCCAACAACATCGCTTACGGTGACCTGGCCGGTGCACCCCGTGCCGACATCGAAAAGGCCGCCACGGATGCGTTCGCAATGGACTTCATTTCGCAGATGCCCGAAGGCCTGGATACACAGGTCGGTGAAAATGGCGTGTTGCTCTCCGGTGGTCAGCGACAGCGTCTGGCGATCGCTCGGGCACTGTTGAAAAATGCGCCGCTGCTGATCCTCGACGAGGCGACCTCGGCACTCGACACCGAATCCGAACGCCACATTCAGGCGGCGCTGGACCAGGTCATGAAAGGTCGCACCACGCTGGTCATCGCTCACCGCTTGTCGACCATCGAGAAGGCTGACCTGATCCTGGTGATGGATCAGGGCCAGATCGTCGAGCGCGGCACCCACGCGCAGCTGCTGGCGCAAAACGGCTACTACTCGCGACTGCATGCGATGGGCCTGGACACGCCGGCTGAAGACATCGCCTGA